Within the Glycine soja cultivar W05 chromosome 3, ASM419377v2, whole genome shotgun sequence genome, the region TGAAAAGAGGTTTCCATGTGATTCTTTAATTTCAGCGTGCAAGGGAAATACATTTGAAAAATTGGGACTTCCAAAGGCAGCGGTTGCCAGATAGCAGgtctaatatatttaattttttgttaaggcTATGATACTAACACATATttagttgtttatatatatcTCATGTGACAAATCATGTGTTGATTTTGCAGTAATGTTGATAAAGTAAGAGAGTTTATAAGGAATGTATATGTGGATCAAAGATATGCAGCAGCAAAGTCTTCTGATAAGCCTCCAAGAGATGTGCAggcaatatatttttagatgttTATTTGTTTATCTAGATAACCATTTTCTTctgaagcttagtttaagttttAAACTCAGTCTTGTAGTTGGATGtctcagtttttgttttttctaaaaCTGACGTTCTgagtttatttttatgtttggtgGTGTAGAATATGTTGAgtttataagactttttttttatttagattaattcaattttaaacatTGCATGAGtaaagaaatatgcagagaaACAAGTGAATAAAGTGatcatacttttttatttctattttcttgtTTGCTTCTTGTATGTATTTAATGTAAACcttcaccattttttttatccataaactTTCACCTTTGTATTGCATTGAAGTTAATGTTCACAATTATGTATGAAAGACATAATTAGTTGCTCCAGAGTCCTTATAATCAACTTTTACTCTAGTAATGCTAGATATTTTTATATGGGCAACTTATTGTAGAGTCCTATTGAAGATGATACAAGGCGTGCCAGTTCCTATCACTCATATTCTCAAAGTCCTCCATATGATTACCAATATGAAGATCGACGATATGGAAAACAAGCAGCTGCATTGACCAGGAAGCCTGGTTCTGATAAAGTTTGCTATGAAAGAAAGATAAGTAGTATTATCTTTAGTCCTGGTCGGTTCAGCGATCATGCGTATGATGACAGATTTGCAAATGAGAGATCTGGTCCAAGAATCTCCGACTTTTCTATGTCTAATGGTGGTGAGCAATTTAAAACTGATTTTCAGCATTCTGGTACCTGTTCAAGTAAAGATGTATTGCCTCATGTAACAAATACATCTCTGGAAACAAACTCCAAAAGAGATGCAGATGGAATTCATCGTCCACAGGTTTGTTTCTCTTGTTTCCATGACAAATAGAAAGATGTgtgctttactttttttttttttttttgatcagcaaaTGTCAATTGGCAGTTTGTTAGCAGGGGAGATTGAACCCGCGATCTTCCCTCCTTTCCCTTCATTCTTAACCACCCAACCAACCTTATATCATTGTGTGCCTTGCTTAAGCATGACATTTTCCCTTGGTAAACTAATATTGATATTATTCAAGTGTTTCGAAAGGTTATTCTGATACTCTGAACCTGCAAGATGTTATTATACAACTGGGTCAGGACagtgaagaaaataaaagaagtaacATATTGTGTATTATTCTCTAGTACAACTCTCTGGTAAACGAGCCAGAGATGAATTACAGCAGTACTGGGTATTCACGATAGCTTGACCTCTCCttactctttttcttatttctagGCAACATGccttatttttctaattgtCCCAGCCCAAACTAACTACCTACCTACCTAGCTAATTATTCCAATAACTATGGGCCAGCTTTTTGCAGCTTGTTCTCAAGGGATGTTAGGATCCAATTGCAAAGTATGGGACTTGAGCCCTACACTGGAAATATAGGATTCTTATCATTTTAGATGTCTAAAAATCTTTGTATTGGAAAATATTGGTTATGATGATAAATCTAGGAATTAAGTTACCACACAATGAGAAATGTTTTTCATCTAGGAATCAATTAACAAGATAATAAATATCAGTTCTCTATCCTTGACATTGGAGGTTGTAGATTTGGGATTAAAagctaaaaacttattttgcaTATGACATTAATCTGTACTTCTTTTCCCAGAGAACTACCTCATTGGGATCAACAGACAGCAACCTGTCATCCTTAAGATCTTACAGTTCTGGTGGTTTAGTTGATTTTTTCTCAGAACCATTCCAAGCTTCTGGACCCCATCAAAATAAAGTGTCTTGTACTCCACAACCATCTGATCTGGGAAGTACTGTTAGTTCAGATCTTTCTGAGGCACCAGTGGCACCCAAACCATTTTCTTCATCTGCTTCATCTATTGACCTTTTCCAGTTACCAGCTGCACCCTCTCAGGCTTCATCAGTGGATCTGTTTCAGTCATCTGCTTTATCTGCAATTGCATCTTTCAATGAGCGTCAACCTTTGAAAACATCACAATCCTCATCTGTTGACTTTATGGACCTTTCTCAGCAGCCATCTGCTGCAACCTCAAGTGAGAAGTCACTGGAGTTGTCTGTCCCAGAAAATGAAGGATGGGCAACATTTGATATGCCTCAGCACACATCTACTGCACAAGTAGAAATTCAACCAGCAGTACAGGAAAAATTTGATCCATTTTTGAACTTAAATGCAAATACGCTATGGCCATGTTTTGAAACTTCTAGTGCTAGCGCTCTTTCTTCAGTTACATCTAATTTATGGCGTGATGTCACATGGACCAGAGAAGAACAAGTTTCTGTTATGGCATCAAACTCTCAAGTAAGTACTAGAAAGCTCGGTGCATGTCTGGTTTTATATTCTAGTGATATACTCCAAAAGAAATACACAATATGTAATGCTTTCTTAAATCTTTCGAAATTGGAGACATCATGGAAAAGATGAaacttaaataagatttttatgtTGACACTGAACAGTCATGGAGTGCATTTAAGGATCCTGCTAACTCTGTTCCTGTGGATGCTCTTATTACTCAAGGATCACAAATGCATGATCTTCCGTCAACTGATGATCAGTTTTTGGATTTAAGAGCTTCTGAGGTTGGTATCTATATGGTGCATTACCAAGATAGTCTATACAGTtttgaaaattaagaaattctCAAGATGCTTTTATTCTACCAGGGATCCAATAAAGATGGTATGCACCGCATTGACCCTGTTGCTGGGTTTGATCATGATCTTTCATCGCATTTTGTTAGTGGCTCACCATGTCCTCCATCTGCATTTCCTCCAATGGTTTGTGATCTTAAATTGTTTGAGATTTCTTCTATTTCAAGTGACAGTTCTGTTTTGTTTCCCctcgtttgtttgtttttatgctttgttcagttgttttgtttcttgtttcAGGGAGAGGTTCAGCCTAATGAAATCAACCATAAATCAACTAATCCATTTGATTATCCTTTTGATTCAGATGTAGAACATAATAATACGGTAGGTCATGACTCATGAACCATGAATATGCTTTCATCTGTTAGTCAGTAGGTGATTATCCTGGTCTTGCATATATTTTTCATGGTAATTGTCACTCTGATTAAACTAGTTCCTAGTGATGCTTGTTATTTCTGCATGTTTTACTCTGTTACATTGATCATGATTCCTCCAATCATATGGTTGAAATTTCCTGGTGTGTGGTTAAGCATTTCTATTCTGCTTTGTAACATATACTTAACTTTTGCTTTTCTAGACAGTTCATTTCTTGTGTTCTGAATGTtcataaaaaattgttacaacCCCGTCACAGCTTAAAAATTTAATGGATATTTTTTGTGTAGATTTTCTGGGAAGATCCTTTTTTtctgattaaaatattttgcctGACACTTTTGTCACTTCTACAACCTGACATGCTTATAAAGTTACAACTCTGAAGCTCTCCCTCTATTACGTTTGAAATTTAACATCCTGAAAACTGCTACCTAGCAAAATAGAAACAGGATTGAGATTGTAGGGTTGTTGATGCAATAGTCTTTCACATGCGATCGTGTCACTATAGTTTGAACTCGTACCATGCTTGTATTGAACTTATTTACATGCTATGTAGATGTTTTAATCTAGCTAAAAAAGTTGCTCAACTGTTAACGCTGCATGGAAAGATATAAATTTCACAATGTGGATCTTGGGTTATTGGAGACAGAAAGATAGTAACTTGTTCTTTGGTTTCCTTTTGTTTGTAACATGTGTGCAGTGTCAATTGCAATTCCTTGACGTCAGCTCTCTACAAGCAGCTCTGCCAGATTCCCAGCTAACACCCACCTTCCAAAGTGGTATTGCTGAACCATGGCTCCCTCAGAATACACTGAACCCTTATTTCTCCTCTGCAGGACAAGGTGGTCCTTCAAGACTCATACTGGAAGTTCAAACATTTTAATTATGGTCTTTGTCTGACATCTACCTCCACTTCTGTTAGAATCATCTCATATTCTCATTTGTGTACACACgagtaaaataaatgttattcaCATATCTATTAGTAGGATTTCAATGCATTTCAAATATCTGTATAAGTAGAAATTTCTTACTGTCTTTTGGTTCTATTATGTAGGTGGTTTGACATTCATGGCTGCACCACCACCAAGTTCTCAAATACTGTAAGTTAGCATATGTTgcccttgtttttcttttatttatatgatgGTTGAGGTGTATTAAATCAATTGGTAAACCTTGTGACAATAAAT harbors:
- the LOC114405714 gene encoding probable ADP-ribosylation factor GTPase-activating protein AGD14, whose product is MGSRKEEERNEKIIRGLMKLPPNRRCINCNSLGPQYVCANFWTFVCMTCSGIHREFTHRVKSVSMAMFTSQEVDALQNGGNQRAREIHLKNWDFQRQRLPDSSNVDKVREFIRNVYVDQRYAAAKSSDKPPRDVQSPIEDDTRRASSYHSYSQSPPYDYQYEDRRYGKQAAALTRKPGSDKVCYERKISSIIFSPGRFSDHAYDDRFANERSGPRISDFSMSNGGEQFKTDFQHSGTCSSKDVLPHVTNTSLETNSKRDADGIHRPQRTTSLGSTDSNLSSLRSYSSGGLVDFFSEPFQASGPHQNKVSCTPQPSDLGSTVSSDLSEAPVAPKPFSSSASSIDLFQLPAAPSQASSVDLFQSSALSAIASFNERQPLKTSQSSSVDFMDLSQQPSAATSSEKSLELSVPENEGWATFDMPQHTSTAQVEIQPAVQEKFDPFLNLNANTLWPCFETSSASALSSVTSNLWRDVTWTREEQVSVMASNSQSWSAFKDPANSVPVDALITQGSQMHDLPSTDDQFLDLRASEGSNKDGMHRIDPVAGFDHDLSSHFVSGSPCPPSAFPPMGEVQPNEINHKSTNPFDYPFDSDVEHNNTCQLQFLDVSSLQAALPDSQLTPTFQSGIAEPWLPQNTLNPYFSSAGQGGLTFMAAPPPSSQILNIQTNEPVASVGGNPFA